A stretch of the Fusarium musae strain F31 chromosome 2, whole genome shotgun sequence genome encodes the following:
- a CDS encoding hypothetical protein (EggNog:ENOG41) yields MEFVTPTQFPVIPTYTVMNSEGNLEDQQRQDPEVSEEQALGWYKNMLTSTGEEAVMIGSAAALEPQDVITCQYRETGVFIQRGFTLEDLMNQLTSNKDDPGKGRNMPVHYSGRNKVGAHAVASTLGTEIPHAVGAAYALKMQSMEDSSVPPAVAAAYFGDGAASEGDFHGALNIAALRQCPVIFICRNNGYAISTPTSEQYRGDGIAGRGAGYGIDTLRVDGADIFAVYEATKEARKRALENGGQPILLELMSYRLSHHSTSDDSAAYRSSDEMASWKTQYNPIDRLRNWLIRRKVWDEKMDLLTRRETRDKIIKALGEAEKTKKPALKEIFTDVYAELTEEQAEQRDELKRLITKFPGEYDIGLHEGGLEGL; encoded by the exons ATGGAATTCGTCACGCCAACCCAGTTTCCAGTCATTCCGACTTATACCGTCATGAACTCCGAGGGCAATCTCGAGGatcaacaacgacaagatcCCGAGGTCTCTGAAGAACAAGCTCTCGGGTGGTATAAGAACATGTTAACAT CTActggtgaagaagctgtcatGATTGGCTCAGCTGCGGCCTTAGAGCCACAGGATGTGATAACATGTCAGTATAGGGAGACTGGCGTTTTCATACAGCGCGGGTTCACTCTAGAAGATCTGATGAACCAATTGACGTCGAACAAGGATGACCCGGGAAAGGGAAGGAATATGCCTGTCCACTATAGCGGGAGAAACAAAGTCGGTGCT CACGCTGTTGCGTCGACCCTCGGAACTGAAATTCCGCATGCCGTCGGAGCGGCTTATGCACTAAAGATGCAAAGCATGGAAGACTCCTCAGTCCCCCCAGCAGTTGCAGCCGCCTACTTTGGTGACGGTGCAGCAAGCGAAGGTGACTTCCATGGTGCATTGAACATAGCGGCATTACGGCAATGTCCAGTGATTTTCATCTGTCGCAACAACGGGTACGCAATCTCCACGCCAACATCAGAGCAGTATCGAGGCGATGGAATTGCCGGTAGAGGAGCAGGGTATGGAATTGATACCTTGAGAGTAGACGGCGCAGATATCTTTGCAGTCTATGAAGCTACGAAAGAGGCCCGCAAACGAGCCTTGGAGAACGGTGGTCAACCGATTCTCTTGGAGCTAATGAGCTACCGCCTCTCACACCATAGCACTAGTGATGATAGTGCAGCCTACCGCTCCTCCGACGAGATGGCCAGCTGGAAGACGCAGTATAACCCTATCGACAGACTACGTAACTGGCTTATACGTCGAAAAGTTTGGGATGAAAAGATGGACTTGCTCACGCGAAGGGAAACCAgagacaagatcatcaaggcgcTAGGggaggccgagaagacgaagaagcctGCACTGAAGGAGATCTTTACCGATGTCTACGCCGAGCTAACGGAGGAACAAGCAGAACAGAGGGATGAACTCAAACGTCTGATCACCAAGTTCCCCGGTGAATACGATATTGGACTTCATGAGGGGGGGTTAGAGGGGCTCTGA
- a CDS encoding hypothetical protein (EggNog:ENOG41): protein MILGITECQVVKWLVKPGDEVQEFDPICEVQSDKASAEITSRFNGRITKLHYDVDDMAIVGSPLIDVDVENGDSDPQVEPSQAPEQDTDIDSSNTQETISDTAPDSEQPPVTRTIDERHSSPTSSRRLGGTTHASHTATPAVRAMLKQHNIKIEDVKGTGKDGRVTKEDMQRHLAQLESPTRTPTPPLSDLETSVAQDRTIPLKSIQAKMFESMTRSLTIPHFLYSHSVDMTLVNSLRKRINGDSGLAAAIQHPSSVAPHLTTLPYIMKAVSHAFLHFPLMNSLLDTTSEPGQPNVIIKASHNFGIAVDTPRGLVVPVIRDVQRLSVSDLATQIERLSGLARDNRLSPGDLVGATYTFSNMGSIGGGVISPIIVPPMVGILGIGRMGHVPVFETDAKGVENVVKREQVTLSWAADHRALDGATVASASMVDYDI, encoded by the exons ATGATCCTAGGGATTACCGAGTGTCAGGTCGTGAAGTGGCTTGTAAAACCTGGAGATGAGGTCCAAGAGTTTGACCCAATCTGCGAGGTGCAGTCAGATAAGGCGTCGGCAGAG ATAACATCGAGGTTCAACGGCCGGATAACCAAGCTTCATTATGATGTCGACGACATGGCAATTGTGGGATCA CCTCTGATTGACGTCGACGTCGAAAATGGGGATTCTGATCCACAGGTGGAGCCATCACAAGCGCCTGAACAGGACACAGATATTGACTCGTCCAACACGCAAGAGACCATCTCGGATACCGCACCAGACTCGGAACAGCCACCAGTGACCAGGACGATAGATGAGCGTCATTCATCGCCGACATCAAGCCGCCGCCTGGGTGGAACCACCCACGCCAGCCACACTGCGACTCCTGCTGTTCGCGCGATGCTTAAGCAGCATAACATCAAGATTGAGGACGTCAAGGGTACGGGTAAGGATGGACGTGTGACGAAAGAGGATATGCAGCGGCACCTTGCTCAGCTCGAGTCGCCAACGCGAACGCCAACGCCGCCACTGAGCGACTTGGAGACCTCTGTGGCCCAAGATCGAACCATACCGTTAAAATCCATCCAAGCCAAGATGTTTGAGTCGATGACCCGATCATTGACCATTCCGCACTTCCTCTACAGCCACTCCGTGGACATGACGCTTGTTAACTCCCTTAGAAAACGAATCAATGGTGACTCGGGCCTAGCTGCGGCGATACAACACCCATCATCTGTTGCGCCTCACCTCACGACGCTACCGTACATCATGAAGGCTGTTTCGCATGCCTTTCTCCATTTCCCACTCATGAACTCCTTACTGGATACAACCAGCGAACCAGGCCAGCCAAACGTCATTATCAAAGCATCGCATAACTTTGGCATCGCTGTTGACACTCCTCGAGGTCTAGTGGTGCCGGTCATTCGGGACGTACAAAGGCTGTCTGTGTCTGATCTAGCCACGCAGATTGAGAGACTCAGCGGCCTGGCGAGAGACAATCGACTATCGCCTGGTGACTTGGTGGGGGCCACTTATACCTTTAGCAATATGGGTAGCATCGGAGGCGGTGTCATCAGCCCCATCATTGTTCCACCCATGGTCGGGATTTTGGGTATTGGAAGGATGGGCCATGTTCCAGTCTTTGAGACAGATGCCAAGGGTGTGGAAAACGTGGTCAAGAGAGAACAAGTGACGCTGAGCTGGGCTGCTGATCACAGAGCATTAGATGGAGCTACAGTTGCAAG CGCAAGCATGGTTGACTATGATATCTAG
- a CDS encoding hypothetical protein (EggNog:ENOG41) yields the protein MKVAFKRLLRFKSPDGRILYGEAPAGDIYPRTSLVVPVYEGINPWDLKVTEATAEVAEVLCPLAYTPIIYGIGLNYKTHIAEAKWPTPPYPTVFMKPPGALNGPFSDITVDSQCRQIDYEGELVVIIGKDCKNASSPAEALDAVLGYTVGNDVSSRDWQIPEVSGNQHGYAKSFDGFAPIGPLIVSTDLVPDVGKLRLQTLVNGEVRQSAQLDDLLFGVAEIIMHLSRATTLKAGTAIMTGTPGGVAAFMKPQAWLKNGDVVEVVITEIGTIRNTFSV from the exons ATGAAAGTTGCATTTAAGAGATTACTGCGATTCAAGAGCCCTGATGGGCGTATTCTCTATGGCGAGGCACCAGCTGGAGACATCTATCCCCGAACCAGTTTGGTGGTACCAGTTTATGAGGGCATCAATCCCTGGGACCTGAAAGTGACGGAAGCAACTGCCGAAGTGGCCGAA GTTCTCTGTCCGCTGGCATATACACCAATCATTTATGGCATCGGGTTGAACTACAAGACTCATATCGCCGAGGCAAAATGGCCAACGCCACCGTATCCGACCGTGTTTATGAAACCTCCTGGAGCTTTGAACGGGCCATTCTCAGACATCACCGTAGATTCACAATGCCGGCAGATCGACTATGAAGGCGAGTTGGTTGTGATCATTGGGAAAGATTGTAAAAATGCATCAAGCCCCGCGGAAGCACTGGATGCCGTATTGGGATATACAGTAGGCAATGATGTGAGCAGCAGGGACTGGCAAATACCAGAAGTAAGCGGTAACCAGCACGGCTACGCCAAAAGCTTCGACGGATTTGCCCCCATCGGGCCTCTCATTGTTTCTACCGATCTTGTTCCAGATGTCGGGAAGTTAAGGTTACAGACTTTGGTGAATGGGGAAGTGCGACAGTCTGCTCAATTGGATGACCTGCTGTTTGGGGTCGCAGAGATCATTATGCACCTCAGCAGGGCAACAACCTTGAAGGCTGGGACTGCTATTATGACTGGGACTCCGGGAGGCGTTGCTGCCTTTATGAAGCCGCAAGCCTGGCTTAagaatggtgatgttgttgaggttgTGATTACCGAAATCGGAACGATCAGGAATACATTTAGTGTTTAG